The following are from one region of the Hydrogenophaga sp. BPS33 genome:
- a CDS encoding putative motility protein, with protein sequence MDVSPLAMVTAVADMKHAQVAQEAQLLVLKKAQDMQSTSAMALLNAVPASLPLASSGLLGTQVNALV encoded by the coding sequence ATGGACGTCTCTCCCCTTGCCATGGTCACCGCGGTGGCCGACATGAAGCACGCGCAGGTCGCGCAGGAAGCCCAGCTGCTGGTGCTCAAGAAAGCGCAAGACATGCAGTCCACGAGCGCCATGGCCTTGCTCAATGCCGTGCCGGCCTCGCTGCCGCTCGCGTCTTCGGGCTTGCTCGGTACGCAGGTGAACGCGCTGGTTTGA